One genomic segment of Streptomyces niveus includes these proteins:
- a CDS encoding 3'-5' exonuclease, translated as MNFSTWPPLLVVDVEGNGANPPDLVEVAALPVREGQPDTGTAGAWLTKPRHPVTPFAARVHGLTNERLENEPGWEEIADQVHTLLGTSWICAHNAHVDHRVLSAHLPTWRPAGVLDTLRLAKATRPGLPRYSLDALIEHLRPDLSAAPAHRHRATFDAYATAQLLIAMAAEYDTWDQLVAAAVPPGLPGAPEPEKDPTLW; from the coding sequence ATGAACTTCTCCACCTGGCCCCCGCTGCTCGTGGTCGACGTCGAAGGCAACGGCGCCAACCCGCCCGACCTCGTGGAGGTCGCCGCCCTCCCCGTACGCGAGGGACAGCCGGACACTGGCACGGCGGGTGCGTGGCTGACGAAGCCCCGGCACCCAGTGACCCCGTTCGCCGCCCGCGTCCACGGCCTGACCAACGAGCGGCTGGAAAATGAGCCGGGCTGGGAGGAGATCGCCGACCAGGTCCACACACTCCTGGGCACCTCGTGGATCTGCGCGCACAACGCACATGTGGACCACCGGGTGCTGTCCGCGCACCTTCCGACGTGGCGGCCAGCCGGAGTTCTGGACACGCTCCGGCTGGCCAAGGCCACCCGTCCCGGCCTGCCCAGGTACTCCCTTGATGCCCTGATCGAGCACCTTCGGCCGGATCTGAGCGCGGCGCCCGCACACCGGCACCGCGCGACGTTCGACGCCTACGCCACGGCGCAGCTCCTGATCGCCATGGCTGCCGAGTACGACACCTGGGACCAGCTCGTCGCCGCGGCCGTGCCGCCCGGCCTGCCCGGAGCCCCCGAACCAGAAAAGGACCCCACCCTGTGGTGA
- a CDS encoding DUF317 domain-containing protein: protein MEALLYPEFPHEPPTPSASSGAQAFWAGPRYLAGDDGQLYETVAETLTGLGWANLTMVRGRREPDEAPEKREVLRSTVLHVSPDTLRWAQWVLADEPFLLGELPVAWQISARADTDSPLATWSAYFTPDVPGEAVADFLVGLGNRAQPAVPLGSTELVLDAVTSNGWLRDIDQPHAIATDPMFTTCVSLGEVPPLIQDGDPRALTLAADEAGPAGWQAWAEPVVGAGCLWAASLSAGVPQDLVAAFAASLSSTAPVLRRVLPESTRDRLLLAPAS, encoded by the coding sequence TTGGAGGCGCTTCTGTATCCCGAGTTCCCGCACGAACCGCCCACCCCGTCCGCCTCGTCCGGAGCCCAGGCGTTCTGGGCCGGTCCCCGGTATCTGGCCGGTGACGACGGACAGCTCTACGAGACGGTGGCCGAGACACTCACCGGGCTCGGCTGGGCGAACCTGACGATGGTCCGCGGACGGCGGGAGCCGGACGAGGCGCCGGAGAAACGTGAGGTCTTGCGCAGTACCGTCCTGCATGTCAGTCCGGACACGTTGCGCTGGGCTCAGTGGGTGCTGGCGGATGAGCCGTTCCTCCTGGGGGAGTTGCCGGTCGCCTGGCAGATCTCCGCCCGTGCGGACACCGACAGTCCGCTCGCCACGTGGTCGGCCTACTTCACACCGGATGTCCCCGGCGAAGCCGTGGCCGACTTCCTCGTCGGACTCGGCAACCGCGCCCAGCCCGCCGTACCGCTCGGCAGCACGGAGCTGGTGCTCGACGCCGTCACCTCGAACGGCTGGCTCCGGGACATCGACCAGCCCCACGCCATCGCGACAGATCCGATGTTCACCACGTGCGTGAGCCTCGGTGAGGTACCGCCGCTCATCCAGGATGGTGACCCGCGTGCTCTGACTCTGGCGGCCGACGAGGCGGGCCCGGCCGGGTGGCAGGCGTGGGCCGAACCCGTAGTCGGTGCAGGGTGCTTGTGGGCGGCGTCGCTCTCCGCCGGCGTGCCGCAGGATCTCGTCGCGGCCTTCGCCGCCTCCCTCAGCTCCACCGCCCCGGTCCTGCGTCGGGTGTTGCCCGAAAGTACCCGCGACCGGCTGCTGCTCGCACCGGCGAGCTGA
- a CDS encoding nucleoside-diphosphate kinase, with product MTSPGRPSWSGGVVDGVDWDRWTVILCKPDCAETGLTDQVLERIAACGVTVLGRLDLTARAWQAHVHYWDLLVDADWFTGRDIPAALDVLYADKPVTVALAHGDAGIHSRVRDLLGHFDPTQAAKGTIRGDLGRDSLEAALAGGRLVNNLVHTSDDPDAARRDFGTWYGARRRGLLTPPDHRPPHQRAAAEHPLRHTPDWRST from the coding sequence ATGACGTCGCCCGGGAGGCCGTCGTGGAGCGGCGGTGTGGTCGACGGCGTCGACTGGGACCGGTGGACGGTGATTCTCTGCAAGCCGGACTGCGCGGAGACCGGCCTCACGGACCAGGTCCTTGAGCGGATCGCCGCGTGCGGCGTCACTGTCCTCGGCAGGCTCGACCTGACCGCGAGGGCATGGCAGGCACACGTGCACTACTGGGACCTGCTGGTGGACGCCGACTGGTTCACCGGCCGCGACATCCCCGCCGCGCTCGATGTCCTCTACGCGGACAAGCCGGTGACCGTCGCCCTCGCCCACGGTGACGCCGGTATCCACAGCAGGGTGCGGGACCTGCTCGGTCACTTCGACCCCACGCAGGCCGCCAAAGGGACCATCCGCGGGGACCTCGGCCGCGACAGCCTGGAGGCGGCGCTCGCCGGCGGCCGGCTGGTGAACAACCTCGTGCACACCTCGGACGACCCCGACGCCGCGCGCCGTGACTTCGGCACCTGGTACGGCGCCCGCCGCCGGGGGCTGCTCACCCCGCCGGACCACCGCCCGCCGCACCAGCGTGCGGCAGCCGAGCACCCGCTCCGCCACACCCCCGACTGGAGGTCCACATGA
- the cas5 gene encoding CRISPR-associated protein Cas5: MAPVEALEVTLTAPVASFRNPLYQGMQIGLPCPPPSTVGGMLAATVGTWDEVPENTRFAMTFTAEGSGTDLETYHPAAAKPAYRNVTIKDREFLTNITLTVWLTTDLGRWEAALRIPVWPLVLGRSQDLATARTRRVHLTRAGRGTQGHALVPHATSPDPLTSNNGEQMQLPTAVSLDRARTKWDTYRYARTGTPATLDADYVTSTGQALILLPPPHPMKATA; this comes from the coding sequence GTGGCACCTGTCGAAGCCCTCGAAGTCACTCTCACCGCGCCGGTCGCGAGCTTCCGCAACCCCCTCTACCAAGGCATGCAGATCGGACTTCCCTGCCCCCCGCCCAGCACCGTCGGCGGCATGCTCGCCGCCACCGTCGGCACCTGGGACGAGGTCCCCGAGAACACCCGGTTCGCCATGACCTTCACCGCGGAAGGCTCCGGTACGGATCTGGAGACCTACCATCCCGCCGCCGCCAAACCGGCCTACCGGAACGTCACCATCAAAGACCGTGAGTTCCTGACCAACATCACCCTCACGGTCTGGCTGACCACCGACCTCGGCCGGTGGGAAGCAGCACTCCGCATCCCTGTGTGGCCACTGGTTCTGGGACGCTCCCAGGACCTCGCCACCGCGCGCACCCGCCGCGTCCACCTCACCCGGGCCGGCCGCGGCACTCAGGGGCACGCCCTCGTCCCGCATGCCACGTCTCCGGATCCACTCACGTCCAACAACGGCGAGCAGATGCAGCTGCCGACTGCCGTCTCTCTCGATCGTGCCCGCACCAAATGGGACACCTACCGCTACGCGCGCACCGGAACACCCGCCACCCTCGACGCCGACTACGTCACCAGCACCGGCCAGGCCCTGATCCTGCTCCCACCGCCCCACCCCATGAAGGCCACGGCGTGA
- a CDS encoding dihydrofolate reductase family protein, with amino-acid sequence MRPLRYSINVTLDGCCHHEAGLLPDKESMRYWTAEMERADALLFGRVTYEMMESAWRKPATDTWPDWMNEWQIPFAETIDRAKKYVVSSTLSEVDWNAELLRGDLGQAVQRLKQEPGEGLWVGGVTLPLALADLGLIDEYEFLVQPVLAGHGPTLLAGLRERIQLEPLDRHEFQSGAVAQRYRPTQGAA; translated from the coding sequence ATGAGACCGCTTCGATACTCGATCAACGTCACGCTCGACGGCTGCTGTCATCACGAGGCAGGGCTCCTCCCGGACAAGGAGTCGATGCGCTACTGGACCGCTGAGATGGAGCGAGCCGATGCCCTGCTGTTCGGCCGGGTGACCTACGAGATGATGGAGTCGGCGTGGCGGAAGCCGGCCACGGACACGTGGCCCGACTGGATGAATGAGTGGCAGATCCCGTTCGCCGAGACCATCGACCGGGCGAAGAAGTACGTCGTGTCGAGCACGCTGAGCGAGGTCGACTGGAATGCCGAGCTGCTGCGAGGCGACTTGGGGCAAGCGGTTCAGCGGCTCAAGCAGGAGCCGGGCGAGGGCCTGTGGGTGGGCGGCGTGACGCTCCCCCTGGCGTTGGCAGACCTGGGACTGATCGACGAGTACGAGTTCCTTGTGCAGCCGGTCCTTGCCGGACACGGGCCGACGCTGCTCGCCGGTCTGCGCGAGCGCATCCAGCTCGAGCCCTTGGACCGCCATGAGTTCCAGTCCGGGGCGGTAGCCCAGCGATACCGACCCACGCAAGGTGCGGCTTGA
- a CDS encoding HD domain-containing protein — MADDAGQAKGTAGFLLEMGMLKRAKRSGWWIAGVKDPETIAEHSFRVALIGSVLAMMEGADPAKTALLGLWHDTQETRVSDIPHIGRRYLDAASNEKVTADQVSAAHPAVREGAQRIVEEYENGNSIEVICAHDADKLECLIQGVEYREQGYANAQSWIDSSLQKLKTASAQELAEAALNMTSVEWQNTYLP; from the coding sequence ATGGCCGATGACGCAGGGCAGGCGAAGGGCACTGCGGGCTTCCTGCTGGAGATGGGCATGCTCAAGCGTGCCAAGCGGAGTGGTTGGTGGATCGCCGGAGTCAAGGACCCCGAGACGATCGCCGAACACAGCTTCCGCGTCGCCCTCATCGGCTCGGTACTCGCCATGATGGAAGGCGCCGACCCGGCGAAGACCGCCCTCCTCGGCCTGTGGCACGACACCCAGGAGACCCGCGTCAGCGACATCCCTCACATCGGCCGGCGCTACCTGGACGCCGCCTCGAACGAAAAGGTCACTGCGGACCAGGTCTCCGCGGCCCACCCGGCGGTACGGGAGGGCGCCCAGCGCATCGTCGAGGAATACGAGAACGGCAACTCGATCGAAGTGATCTGCGCTCACGACGCGGACAAGCTCGAATGCCTCATCCAAGGCGTCGAGTACCGGGAACAGGGCTACGCGAACGCCCAAAGTTGGATCGACAGCAGCCTCCAGAAACTCAAGACCGCATCTGCCCAAGAACTGGCCGAAGCCGCGCTGAATATGACATCGGTGGAATGGCAGAACACCTACCTGCCCTGA
- the cas3 gene encoding CRISPR-associated helicase Cas3', with amino-acid sequence MAAYGARLPRAKSPRGRRTTGELLTDHSLTTLRRADTIAARIGQLPFGHRRFALRLRAAAFLHDTGKVAYGLQRQIGNTAEPAEVWGERHEVLSLGFLPTLLAALPRQEVLWIATGVVTHHRPLTGGDGRRHALLPLYGRDSAEEFARKFGHIDADAVQNLTFWLHTTAAEAGLIPEGPPPTLTPEKLLKDAHTLFGELSDRWEWSLGPEDGVDGLLAVLLQGGVTMADRMASARTPVHQKHPLTPAYRQRLEQRLHAHGYTLRPHQTEAANTTGHVFIRAWTGSGKTEAALLWAQHNLQDMTASGQGTPRLFYLLPYLAAINSMVRRLEEGELQAVGQVGVSHSHAASYYLSRALEDDCADDTEALAAARVSLAQENATRLFRELIRVGTPYQPLRGALAGPNHSSVLLDTANSLFILDELHAYDPKRLGMILAMMSFWESLGGRFAIVSATLPDALQDAIRDALTQDVHLVEPPDGTVFPRRHRLLVRESTLTSTEAVTEMVGRIEAGEALLIVANNRPNARALYRKLGSIARRMHGDQDAAILLHSRFRRDHRSTIEDRIRARYHNGQTERQGGILVATQTVEVSLDVDFDTIHTTCAPMDALCQRFGRVNRSGARPPADVIVHTPVYLPRRDETGLFADGVYPKEPVALAWQILRRHHSDVIDEPMITKWLNEIYSTTPGSWGAAWRDEVEQAADQFTEAFLNWDEPFRDRSLDKEDFDAMFDGKEAVLITDQTEYARRLAIDNGRRPGRLLAEDLLIPVAGNTRTTWNEQLKVNTIDAEYDEENGLGKIRN; translated from the coding sequence ATGGCGGCGTACGGCGCCCGTCTTCCGCGTGCGAAGAGCCCCCGCGGTCGTCGCACCACGGGTGAACTGCTCACGGACCACTCCCTGACGACGCTGCGCCGCGCGGACACCATCGCTGCCCGCATCGGGCAACTACCCTTCGGCCACCGCAGATTCGCCCTCCGGTTACGGGCCGCCGCCTTCCTCCACGACACCGGGAAGGTCGCCTACGGCCTGCAGCGCCAGATCGGCAACACGGCTGAACCGGCCGAAGTCTGGGGCGAGCGGCACGAAGTCCTCTCCCTCGGCTTCCTGCCCACGCTCCTCGCAGCCCTCCCGAGACAAGAGGTCCTCTGGATTGCCACCGGCGTGGTCACCCACCACCGACCGCTCACCGGCGGCGACGGCCGCCGGCACGCGCTTCTTCCGCTCTACGGGCGCGACAGTGCGGAAGAGTTCGCGCGAAAGTTCGGCCACATCGACGCGGACGCCGTCCAGAACCTCACTTTCTGGCTGCACACCACAGCTGCCGAAGCCGGCCTGATTCCCGAAGGTCCGCCACCAACCCTCACCCCGGAGAAGCTCCTTAAGGACGCCCACACCCTCTTCGGCGAACTCAGCGACCGCTGGGAGTGGTCGCTGGGACCCGAAGACGGCGTTGACGGACTACTGGCCGTACTCCTCCAGGGCGGCGTCACGATGGCCGACCGCATGGCCTCCGCCCGCACACCCGTACATCAGAAACATCCCCTCACCCCCGCGTACCGGCAACGCCTCGAACAACGGCTCCATGCGCACGGATACACCCTGCGCCCGCACCAGACCGAGGCCGCGAACACCACCGGCCATGTCTTCATCCGCGCCTGGACCGGCTCCGGAAAGACCGAAGCCGCACTCCTGTGGGCACAGCACAACCTTCAGGACATGACCGCATCAGGGCAGGGCACACCCCGCCTCTTCTACCTGCTCCCGTACCTCGCAGCGATCAACTCGATGGTCCGCCGCCTCGAAGAGGGAGAACTGCAAGCCGTGGGCCAGGTCGGCGTCTCGCACTCGCATGCGGCCTCCTACTACCTCAGCCGAGCGCTGGAAGACGATTGCGCCGATGACACCGAAGCCCTCGCCGCCGCACGCGTATCCCTCGCCCAGGAGAACGCCACCCGCCTCTTCCGCGAACTGATCCGAGTCGGAACCCCCTACCAGCCACTTCGCGGCGCACTCGCAGGACCCAACCACTCCAGCGTGCTCCTCGACACCGCGAACTCCCTGTTCATCCTCGACGAACTTCACGCCTACGACCCCAAGCGCCTCGGCATGATCCTCGCCATGATGAGCTTCTGGGAAAGCCTCGGAGGCCGGTTCGCAATCGTGTCCGCCACCTTGCCCGACGCACTTCAGGACGCCATCCGCGACGCCCTCACCCAGGACGTACACCTCGTCGAACCACCAGACGGAACCGTCTTCCCCCGCCGGCACCGCCTCCTCGTACGAGAGAGCACGCTCACCTCGACTGAGGCTGTCACCGAAATGGTCGGGCGAATCGAAGCGGGAGAAGCACTCCTCATCGTCGCCAACAACCGGCCCAACGCCCGCGCCCTCTACCGAAAACTCGGAAGCATCGCCCGACGCATGCACGGCGACCAAGATGCCGCGATCCTGCTCCACTCCCGCTTCCGCCGCGACCACCGCTCCACGATCGAAGACCGCATCCGCGCCCGCTACCACAACGGCCAGACAGAGCGGCAAGGCGGCATCCTCGTCGCCACCCAAACCGTCGAAGTCTCCCTGGACGTCGACTTCGACACCATCCACACCACCTGCGCCCCCATGGACGCCCTCTGCCAACGCTTCGGCCGCGTCAACCGCAGCGGCGCCCGGCCACCCGCCGACGTAATCGTTCACACGCCCGTATACCTGCCCCGCCGCGACGAAACCGGACTCTTCGCGGACGGCGTCTATCCCAAGGAACCAGTCGCACTGGCATGGCAGATCCTCCGCCGACACCACAGCGACGTCATCGACGAACCCATGATCACCAAGTGGCTTAACGAGATCTACTCCACCACTCCGGGCAGCTGGGGCGCGGCCTGGCGAGACGAAGTCGAACAAGCCGCCGACCAGTTCACCGAAGCATTCCTGAACTGGGACGAACCCTTCCGCGACCGATCCCTGGACAAGGAAGACTTCGACGCAATGTTCGACGGCAAGGAAGCCGTCCTCATCACCGACCAGACCGAATACGCCCGCCGCCTCGCCATCGACAACGGCCGCCGGCCAGGCCGCCTCCTGGCCGAAGACCTACTCATCCCCGTCGCAGGCAACACCCGCACGACCTGGAACGAACAGCTCAAAGTCAACACCATCGACGCCGAATACGACGAGGAGAACGGCCTCGGTAAGATCCGCAACTGA
- a CDS encoding radical SAM protein — protein MTTPAAPLRRALPILSTEKIGGLKPELADVIEYRKSGLSLNWIVGCPLECGYCVRHLFDNFEMKAPRRLMSDEEAAARLVGHPYFRPHKTPVQLLNRATDPMLPVVKPHVFNVLRALDEQGLTNHVLIITRWRVTPEDCAILNSFTHLRLTVLVTHSNIANPAIEPVDSTIAARSLRTLYEHAERYRTVLYWRPIVPGLNDSTADIERARELSRHAHATVFTGLFFREEIASYYKAHGLPMPYDETARRKIMPEVAEQRILDTFQQDGTWGALFRKTSCGVAYAHGEADYNGHFGVRELCDICPEDQIARCRAAWVKPDPVTVTAEARALGATGVVEVNDRAIVVEGLDEPPRYFLQHGFGYQCHDRTKPHHHRQHGRAPIGWTAENGPTPA, from the coding sequence ATGACCACTCCCGCTGCCCCGTTACGCCGCGCTCTGCCCATCCTGTCCACCGAGAAGATCGGCGGACTCAAGCCGGAACTCGCCGACGTGATCGAGTACCGCAAGTCGGGGCTGTCGCTGAACTGGATCGTCGGCTGCCCGCTGGAGTGCGGGTACTGCGTCCGGCACCTCTTCGACAACTTCGAGATGAAGGCTCCCCGGCGCCTCATGTCGGACGAGGAGGCCGCCGCCCGCCTCGTGGGGCACCCGTACTTCCGGCCGCACAAGACGCCCGTCCAGCTCCTGAACCGGGCCACGGACCCCATGCTCCCCGTCGTCAAGCCGCACGTGTTCAACGTGCTGCGGGCACTGGACGAACAGGGCCTGACCAACCACGTACTGATCATCACCCGGTGGCGGGTGACGCCCGAGGACTGCGCGATCCTCAACAGCTTCACCCACCTGCGCCTGACCGTCCTCGTCACCCACTCCAACATCGCCAACCCCGCGATCGAACCCGTCGACTCGACCATCGCCGCGCGCAGCCTGCGCACCCTGTACGAGCACGCTGAGCGCTACCGCACCGTCCTGTACTGGCGTCCGATCGTGCCCGGCCTCAACGACTCCACGGCCGACATCGAACGGGCACGGGAGTTGTCCCGGCACGCGCACGCGACCGTCTTCACCGGACTGTTCTTCCGCGAGGAGATCGCCTCCTACTACAAGGCGCACGGGCTGCCGATGCCCTACGACGAGACGGCGCGGCGGAAGATCATGCCCGAGGTCGCCGAGCAGCGGATCCTCGACACCTTCCAACAGGACGGCACGTGGGGGGCGTTGTTCCGCAAGACGAGCTGCGGGGTCGCGTACGCGCACGGAGAAGCCGACTACAACGGTCACTTCGGTGTCCGGGAACTGTGCGACATCTGCCCCGAGGACCAGATCGCACGGTGCCGGGCCGCATGGGTCAAGCCGGATCCGGTCACCGTCACGGCCGAAGCCCGAGCACTCGGTGCGACCGGTGTGGTGGAGGTCAACGACCGTGCCATCGTCGTGGAAGGACTGGACGAGCCGCCGCGCTACTTCCTCCAGCACGGCTTCGGCTACCAGTGCCACGACCGCACCAAACCCCATCACCACCGCCAGCACGGCCGGGCCCCCATCGGCTGGACGGCGGAGAACGGACCCACCCCCGCATGA
- a CDS encoding thymidylate synthase — MLTPPVYPDFEHAYLDVLGHLVDGSEYRNAPRGNAARERIGLSFQIADPRARLPYLAERKVNPVWHFAEALWYLAGRNDVEMLAYYAPHVRQFSRDGRTMGGSAYGSRMFNPATVGTSPFDRVLELLRTEQDSKRGLLPIFTADELAVADNPDMSCVVALHLLVREGRLHMVCYMRANDCDRGLLSDTFSFTMIQEFAAVQLGLELGTYTHHIGSAHVGERDVPRIRRVISEAELRTPRRRFPFPKMPTGTSFSTVSELLVHEERLRTGQGRLTPVEIVTLGFDPYWQQVLLLFEVHRQIRHCPADPVEESVLGALDPGLRWLVGHRWPKRMPDTGARS; from the coding sequence GTGTTAACTCCGCCTGTCTATCCGGACTTTGAGCACGCGTACCTGGATGTGCTCGGCCACCTCGTTGATGGGTCCGAGTACCGGAACGCGCCACGTGGGAACGCCGCCCGTGAGCGCATCGGGCTCAGTTTTCAGATCGCCGACCCGCGTGCCCGTCTTCCGTATCTGGCCGAGCGGAAGGTCAATCCGGTCTGGCACTTCGCCGAGGCCCTGTGGTACCTCGCCGGCCGCAACGACGTGGAGATGCTGGCGTACTACGCGCCGCATGTCCGGCAGTTCTCGCGTGACGGCCGGACGATGGGCGGCTCCGCGTACGGCTCGCGCATGTTCAACCCGGCCACGGTTGGCACGTCACCGTTCGACCGGGTCCTGGAGCTGCTGCGTACGGAGCAGGACAGCAAGCGCGGCCTGCTGCCGATCTTCACCGCCGACGAGCTGGCCGTGGCCGACAACCCCGACATGTCCTGCGTGGTCGCGCTGCATCTTCTCGTACGCGAGGGCCGACTCCACATGGTCTGCTACATGCGGGCCAACGACTGCGACCGTGGGCTGCTGTCCGACACGTTCTCCTTCACGATGATCCAGGAGTTCGCCGCCGTACAGCTCGGTCTCGAACTGGGCACCTACACCCATCACATCGGCTCGGCTCACGTCGGCGAGCGGGATGTCCCACGTATCAGGCGCGTGATCTCGGAGGCCGAGCTGCGCACGCCGCGGCGACGGTTCCCGTTCCCGAAGATGCCGACCGGTACGTCCTTCTCGACCGTGTCAGAGCTGCTCGTGCACGAGGAGCGGCTGCGTACGGGGCAGGGCCGGTTGACGCCGGTGGAGATCGTGACCCTGGGCTTCGACCCGTACTGGCAGCAGGTGCTGCTGCTGTTCGAGGTGCACCGGCAGATCCGCCACTGCCCGGCGGACCCGGTCGAGGAGAGCGTGCTGGGCGCCCTCGATCCGGGCCTTCGCTGGCTGGTGGGTCACCGCTGGCCCAAGCGCATGCCCGATACGGGAGCGCGGTCATGA
- a CDS encoding GNAT family N-acetyltransferase, whose protein sequence is MYPVSRHVQRLELREFTTADADAVFAIYGSREATEHLSFEPRSRDEVGQILERSIASATAEPRTEYALAVVERDGGELIGFARLATDPHQQRAATIGFALRPDRWGVGYGVETVRLLLGLGFNDLNLHRIWGARSPLNAASAKTMLTAGMSEDYTIREHIQKNGVWRDSVVHTILEREWPEEPS, encoded by the coding sequence ATGTATCCGGTCAGCCGCCACGTTCAACGCCTGGAACTCCGCGAGTTCACCACCGCCGACGCGGACGCCGTCTTCGCGATCTACGGAAGCCGTGAAGCGACAGAGCACCTGTCGTTCGAGCCGCGCTCTCGCGACGAGGTCGGCCAGATCCTTGAACGCTCCATCGCATCGGCTACCGCGGAGCCGCGCACCGAGTACGCCCTGGCCGTCGTCGAGCGCGACGGCGGCGAACTGATCGGATTCGCACGCCTCGCAACCGACCCCCACCAACAGCGCGCCGCCACCATCGGCTTCGCGCTGCGCCCCGACCGGTGGGGCGTCGGCTACGGCGTAGAGACCGTGCGCCTCCTCCTCGGCCTCGGATTCAATGACCTGAACCTCCACCGCATTTGGGGCGCACGCTCACCGCTTAATGCCGCCTCCGCGAAGACCATGCTCACCGCAGGGATGAGTGAGGACTACACGATCCGCGAACACATCCAGAAGAACGGTGTTTGGCGCGACTCCGTCGTACATACGATCCTCGAACGCGAGTGGCCAGAGGAACCTTCTTGA
- a CDS encoding AAA family ATPase, whose product MTTPQPIRIGIMGTHSTGKTTLLRRIEMELRGHGIPVARTGQLGKRAALAGLPKMQHHTAASTEWVIAQGIADEIAATRPNPEPIQVVLADRAVWDALAYFHAAEQWRQETPDPLERERLRLLASTQAPKYDVLLATVLDETLPVENKHDYDARYRALVDHHTHVLLAEDEIPHHRVTSDPDNQARAVEHALQLCLNQTTA is encoded by the coding sequence GTGACCACCCCTCAGCCCATCCGCATCGGCATCATGGGCACCCACTCCACCGGCAAGACCACTCTGCTCAGGCGCATCGAGATGGAGCTGCGCGGCCACGGAATCCCCGTAGCCCGCACCGGCCAACTCGGAAAACGAGCCGCACTCGCCGGCCTGCCCAAGATGCAGCACCACACAGCTGCCTCCACCGAGTGGGTCATCGCCCAAGGCATCGCCGACGAGATCGCGGCCACCCGCCCCAACCCCGAACCGATCCAGGTCGTCCTCGCCGACCGGGCAGTCTGGGACGCCCTCGCGTACTTCCACGCCGCCGAGCAGTGGCGCCAGGAGACCCCTGACCCGCTGGAGCGTGAGCGGTTGCGGCTCCTGGCTTCCACTCAGGCGCCGAAGTACGACGTGCTTCTGGCCACGGTCCTCGACGAGACACTGCCGGTCGAGAACAAGCACGACTACGACGCCCGGTACCGCGCGCTGGTCGATCACCACACGCACGTGCTCCTCGCCGAAGACGAGATCCCGCACCATCGCGTCACCAGCGACCCCGACAACCAGGCCCGTGCCGTCGAGCACGCGCTCCAGCTCTGCCTCAACCAGACGACAGCGTGA
- a CDS encoding GNAT family N-acetyltransferase, with protein sequence MTPAGDLNYHLYESGAAVAALDAFLAAYEEVYAEPPYNAGPSDVAEFIEHYQIHVQRDRMRLIIARDGDETAGFIYGYLLPAYTSWWNNVLTPLSKDFTHEDGTRTWAIIQLAVRKPWRRQGVAARLHAELIHGLDVERVTLTVRPEPEAEAAHAAYAKWGYREVGTSHPWEEAPFYTAMVLPLKAPAAEHTPAPRREL encoded by the coding sequence ATGACACCGGCCGGCGATCTGAACTACCACCTGTACGAGAGCGGGGCAGCCGTCGCCGCGCTCGACGCGTTCCTGGCGGCGTACGAGGAGGTGTACGCCGAACCTCCCTACAACGCGGGCCCGAGCGACGTCGCCGAGTTCATCGAGCACTACCAGATACACGTCCAGCGGGACCGCATGCGCCTGATCATCGCCCGCGACGGGGACGAGACCGCCGGCTTCATCTACGGCTACCTGCTGCCTGCTTACACCTCGTGGTGGAACAACGTGCTCACCCCGCTCAGCAAGGACTTCACGCACGAGGACGGGACACGCACCTGGGCCATCATCCAACTCGCCGTACGTAAGCCGTGGCGTCGGCAGGGTGTCGCTGCCCGTCTCCACGCGGAGCTGATACACGGCCTGGACGTGGAGCGCGTCACCCTCACGGTCCGGCCCGAGCCCGAAGCCGAGGCCGCCCATGCGGCGTACGCGAAGTGGGGGTACCGCGAAGTCGGCACTTCCCACCCGTGGGAAGAGGCGCCGTTCTACACCGCGATGGTGCTCCCCCTCAAAGCTCCTGCTGCCGAGCACACGCCCGCCCCGCGCCGGGAGCTTTAG